The window attgaaattttaTGAAAACTTGGTGTTTTTTTATGCAATTTGCCTAAAATAAAAGTTCAAGGAGAGCGGATGGATTGATATTTGTCATTTGGTGGCCTACTGGGTCCGAATGAATTGTTGAGAGGACGGCTCCAATCTTGACAAGAGTCGATTATTCGAGTTTTTCTCCGACCAATATGATCTATCTTAAATTCAAATGCACATCAGTCCCATACCTAATTTTGGGCGACTCCAAGGCTCCAAGCTTAGGATTTGCCCAAATTGAAATTGGAATTGAGTTATTtagataatatgatttctcatacACACACGTCAATTATGAAGCAAGTGCATGTGACCACATTTATTGGCCCGCATCAATGTATGTGCTCTTGGCGATGTTACCTGCATCCGGATAAAGGGCACACCAAACAAAACAAGTCCGGTTGTAAACAATAACAGACTTAACATATTATTCATGACTACCAAATAACACTACATATTGTTCATGACTCTACCAAATAACACTTTAGTACAAGTGTTTATGGATATATATATGTGTGAGTAAGTTTGTTAGAAACTAGGGTATGGTGATCATGTTATATAATTGAGGAATTGCAATGGGATATGCAACCAATTCAAGGAATATTTATGTTCTCCTCATCAACCGTAACCTCCCTCCTCTATGTACATGCCATTTATGTAAACCAAGATGTGTTATTTATGAAAACTATGTACATgccatttatgttttttaatgcTTAACAAGTTGTTATGGtcattatatgtattttatacttgGAAAGGTTATGAGTTTTTAAAGGAAATGGTATTACATATATCATGTGTCAAGGTGGATTTCAAGAGTGACTCACGCAGCATTGATACTAAAAGTTGAAAGGTAAATTGCAATATCTCTAATTCTCAAACTTGAACCTAAGTCCTCGTTTATAGATTCTCCCCCTTGTTAACGTTAGTCAAGCACACATGAACTTATTATTGGCCTTAAACCAAAACCATTATGTAAAAACAAAGACAGGAAATGTTACCATTGATCTCATTTACTTGGAATGCAATACATCCAACACATTTACACAGAAGCAATAAATATACAAGGGAAAGATTCAGTGATCATTGATCAACAAACAATAGATAGGAGTAGAGTAGGAGTGATTCTTTTCAGCCAACATTAACAATTAACAATTAACAATTAACAATAGCAAGCAAGCTCTGTCTGACAGCTGGAACTGAGCAAACCAGGGAGCCAAAAATGCCTGTTAGACCATATGCTATGGCACAAAATGGCAGAGCCTCCGGTTCTTTTGCTGATAATGCTGCTGTTCCCAGTCCATGTGCACTGCAACAATTGATGTAAATTACAAATTAGGTCCAAAAACTTTATACATTTGGGAATGTGTCTCATTGGCATGCATTGGACACTGGGACTAATGTAAGTGGGACCagaaagacgtaaatgccctcatcCTCATCATTGAAAATACCTAGATGCAGTTGCAATTCCTCGGGCAATAGGGTCATCAAATTTAAGTTTATCCAGCACTGCTTGTACAAAGTTGGCTCCAATAAGACCAGTCACAACAACAGCAGCAGCAGTTAATGATGAATTGGCCCCTACGAATATAAAAACAGATGATATTAATTTTAGTGATGAGATAACcaaaagaaagagagagaatatgtttaaataataataaaaaagaaactAACCTTCAAAAAGGGAGACAATGCTGAGAGCAAGTGCAACAGTTATACATCTAGGTAGGATTGATATGGTGAGAGTTGGTTCTAAACCAACAAGTCTTCCAAGAAGTGCTGTTGAATACAAAGAGAACAAAGTTGCTATGCTGATAGATGTGAAGATTTCGGCTGCATGTCGTTTAACAAGCTGTCAACATAGAAATACAGTGGATAatgtattattatatatattatatacatcTAATTAAATATAATGATTATCTACTTATCTTACCTTTCTTTGCTTGAACATTGAGAACGCAAAGGAGAGGATAACTGATCCCAAAAACCCCATTAAGATGTCACCAGCTCCAGGATTAGATGACACTTTTGTAAGGTAATATCCTTCACAAGTTAACAGAAACGATTTCACATAAAGCAAAGATAAGAATATACTTTCCAAATGCCAATTTCAAACAAGATTGAATAAGAACATGTACCAAGAATTGGATAAAGTCCAGACTTGGAAAAATATCCAAAAGCAAAAGCTGCAAGATCTGCTGCTAATGCACAACAGATGATTGGGTGAAAAACCTTCTTCAGACCAGATGGTAACCTTAGATCACCAAAAAAAAAAGGAACAATCAagattcaagaagaagaagaagaaacccaTAAAGCCTTTCAAAGATTTAAGCTCAAGGAAAAGGATTTTTAATTTTTACCCAGTGCCAACCATGTATCCTAAAACAGTTGATCCTAACAAGAATGGCAAACATGTTCTAGCATTTGTTCCAAGTAATTCAGGGTACTTGAGGGCTGCAGCAAATGATGCAACAGAAATCACACTCCAAGCAGCTACCTCCAGTGTGGAAAAAGCTGAAGGTTTTGCCATAGGTTCTGCAGGAACCATTTCTGTTTTCACCATTTTTCTAACAGCTATAGCTGTATATCCTGCAACAGCAAGTGAAGCCAGCCACCCTCCAACTGTATCGTGTATGCAACAAAGTTGAAGATAAAGTGATGAAGTTACACATGGACCAATCTTTAAAGAAGCAAAAAGGAAAACATTGAGATACCTAAAATGAAGCAGATTTTGACTCCTGAAGCTGCGGGGATGTCTTGAATAGCTAGAGGCAAAACTACCAAAGATGGGACATAAAACAGAGGCAGCCATCTTTGGATAAACAAGAGTGCAGGTTCAAAGAAGTTCTCCAGACCCTTAGCAGCTGCTGGAATAGTAACATCGAGAATCACAAGAACAGTGAATATACAGAACATCCCGAAAAGAGCACTTGGGAACTTAATAGCAGCGGCGACGAAAGCTTGTTTCAAGTATTTATCTGTTGCCAGTATGATCCCAAGTGAAACAACCAAATGCACTACTCCCAATGCCTAGAAAATAGGAACACCCATTTAACAAAATCATTTGGAACAGAAAAACTCAAAAGTAGTATTCACCGAGAGATTTGTACATACAGTTTGGAGTAAATTGGAGGTAATGCTGCTATCTGAGCCTGCGGATTTCAGCGAAACGATTCGATTAGACCTAGTTCTTTGAGTACCCGGTTGCAAAAACTTGTATTGAGATCCGTGAGCTGTAATTGGAGAAGAAATTTGGGCATTTCTAAAAGCCTTGAGCGACGTATTTCTTGGGTTTTCTTTGTGTGGAGGTTTTGAAGAAATGGGACATGGTCCAGCGGAGAATATCTTTGATCGTTGATAGTAGTTCTTGGGGAGATAGTTCCAGGAAACAGAGGGGGTGGCAGCCATTGATAAATTGATGATAGATCGAGAGAGTGAAGACGAGTATGAGAAAACATTTCGGATGTGGGGTGGGAAAAGAATCGTGTGGATGTGAGAAGATTCGATGGAGATGATTAGATGAAGACGATGAAGACCTTTTGGAAGTCAGCATGCCTGTGAGTTGTTGTGAATGTAGCAAAAGTCAAATAATTAGCTTGTTTGGGCCAATTTAATATACTGTTAATTTTAAAAACATCATATTTGGCCCAGCCCAATAGAGTGTCCTAAACTAACTTGTAAATTCCATATTTGATAAATATGAATCGAGTTAAGTATCAAGACAACCCTTAAGTAAATTCATTAAGCTCGTGAAAGCAAGAAAGTTTGTTCGGGCCATCTTAAATAGGTGCTTAACAAGTGCTTTGCATGCTCACTCATATAATAAGAGCATTTACATACAGGGCGATGACAGAATTTTTTTTTAGGGTGTTCCTCGTAAATTAGTTAGAAAACATACacaccacaaacacacacacacacacacatatatatatatatatatatatatatatatatatatatatatatatatatatatatatatatatatatatatatatatatatatagagagagagagagagagagagagagagagagagccactCCGTTGATTATGAAGGCTTGTACGAAAACTAAAAATTGGTCCCCTTAaatacaattttattttatataactaaaatatGAGAAAACttaaaaagtaaataaattaattaaaataagaaAAGTAAAATTTTGTATAAATTGAGGGGAAAAAACAGAAAGTATAAATTTTTAAAGCTGATTTGTTAAAGAATTAGAAGATGGGTTAAATTGTGAAAATAAAAGTATAAATAAGTGGCTAAAATTGTAGTTTGTAGTTATGATGCAAATGAAAGTAAATTAAGTGCATTCGCATGCTTAAAAATTTGGAGACAAATAGGATCGAATCTAAGTATCTTGAAGGTGGATGAATACCTATGCCAGTTGAACTAAAGAACTTCCTTCTTAATATTTACaccaaattatatatattaacaaattaacaATATAAAATAACTTTTTTTGAGATTTTGAGGTGGGCCCACCTTGGCTCTCATGTGGCTCCGCCCATGTTTAGATAGTAAATGAAGTGGTTTACTACTTTATGTCACATTTTCATTAAGAACCGACATATTCCTTTAAAGGTTCAAAACTTCTTATTGTACTCATATTATAGAATAGTTgtaatagatttttttttatgaGTGAAGTGATATAATTTTAAAGGTCCATCAACATTGAATAGTTGCTTCAATTGCCAAagctataattatttattgtgataATGTGAATGATGCTTATCTTTTGTTTCATCATGTTCAACATAACAGACCAAACATATTGAGATTGATATTTACTTTGTCCCACATAAAATGGTGATCGGTGATCTTTATGTGACATCATTTATTCAATATGCCGACATCACCCAATTGCCCCATTCTTGTCTTTTTAACGGTCACTTTTTCCACTTGGATGAATGTTAATCTATAGTATTTTATGGTAGCCTTATTTTAGTAATTTTTATTTATCTTGCATAGCTTCGTCCATGGAAATTATATCCAAATTTCAAATATCTACTATAAAAGTGTCAGGAAGAAGTCATAAGGGTGGATGGAGTGATCACGAGATGGAGTCGTAGGGAGGGACTTGGATGAAGTGGCACCGGTGGGAATACCACTTAGTGTACTAGTACCGAAGAAAATGACCTCGATGGGGTGTTGTCCCAAAAAAAATCATCGGTGAAGAAATGAAGGGAAAAAGACCCCAATGCTTAAGCATTTGAGGGATGGAAAAATGATCATCCCCTCCACCGTAAGTACAATATCATCCACAGAGAAAAACAGATAAACAACGTGTGACTTGAAGTGATAATATATAGAAAAATTTCATCGATTATACTGAAAACCAAGGTGGTGGGAatattttgaaaatacaaaatcaaATCCGAGAAGATAGTTTATTTACGCAAATGATAAATGTAGTCATATTTTATTAACAAGGAGGCCAATGCATATGAATTGTATCTTGTAAGTAAGTAGAAATTCATTTTTGACATTTAACTAACGCACCCGGCCATACAGTTTGTCGTGGTCGTGGTATATCGATGCAATCACATAACCAAAGTGACCAAGGGTGATATATAGCCGAAGGTTGGCCATCTCTACAACGGTGCTAACGAGGGTGTCAGCTAACCTTGGTTTTCATTTTCATTCCGATTTGACGAATTTCTTCTCTGACTGTtacagttttgacatccattaaAATTTTTTTGACGATTGTTTTGATGTTAATTCAGACATTGATCGAAAGGATGAACAATATGTTGACTATGAATACACTCATTAAGGATCGTGAGAGACAATTATATTCATTGTAAAAACAACCGACGAGTAAAATATTGACATTGTTTTTCGAGTAGCAACATGGTTTGACTTGAAGAAATAATGGGGGACGATCTTTGTGACAAATGATTCTcgtaatattaataataatttttaGGAAGCCCATTGATCATGTGAGTAATCAAATTCATTTTGTTGATAACAACATCAGGTTTGGTAATGAAATCAAAGGTTGTTTTgatggatgatgatgatgatgattaatGATGAAAAAGTCACCAAGGACCATGGAACGGAGTTCATTGTCGAGCCAAATAACCCATGCATATTTGTTGTTGCGGAATATGTTCCCTAGACTATGCCAAACCAAATGagcaaaaatgattttctttaaaATCATATGGTGAATTTATTTGGAAATACTGCCATAGATCCACAACCTGACCAATAAATCACGTTTGTGCCCTTATCAATTGTTAGCATTATTAGGGACAAAGGAGCCATCAAGATGGCCAAGAACACCAAAACTCATGAAATGGGTTTCAATGACTTCTTCAGGGGCGGACGCAGGATTCTGTAGTAGGTGTTGCCGGTCTGTAGTAGGTGTTGCCGATCCATAGTAGGTGTTGCCGGTGGCACATTTTAtagtagaaaaaagaaaaaaaatcaaaaatttgcaCTACGTCCAGAAAAACTAGGTGTTGCCGGTGCCACTGTTGACACCATAGTAGATCCGTCATTGGACTTCTTGCCTGGAATCGTAAAGTCTCTTAAAGTCTAGGGTTAGAGGGATGAATGCCTTGAGGTTGGTATATAATACAAATGATTTTTCGGTATTTTccattggagagagagagagagagagagagagagagagagagagagagagagagagagagagagagagagagagagagagagagagagagagagagagagagagattattgaTGGTATGAGATGGAAAGAAGATGATGGCTAAAGAAAAAGTTGCACATGGGGATAAAGAAACACCAAGATTTGCTCTTATTCATGCAATTCAACATAAATCTAGAACTTAATCGTATAACCATTGGAGATAGAATAAATACAACTATACATGCTATAAACAAATGACTAGAAAATGGCCTAATAAAAATGCAATATACGACATGGACAATACGGGTAAATGTTAAAAATGTTATATCCTAATATTCTTATAAGTTTGATCTCACAACGGAGTAAAACCACAACCTTCTAAAGTAAGAATACATGGATAGTAAAAAAGTATCATATTACCACCAAATGGTTTGTAGCCTAGGGTGTATGGAAATGTGTAgtggttgagggttcaagtcctaTGTATAGAAATAAAAATAGGTTTAGTGGGTGTGTGTTTGCCGTTCTAAAAAAAAATACCATACTACCATTAATGTAATTTGGGTTAAAAAGCCATATTGTGGCAACTCTATTAACAATCTTAACTTTGTTATATTATTACCATCACCAGAATATCAATTTTGTGAAGTATGTATACTATGACTATTAATAAACATTGTTTCGATTTAGACCTGAATAAAAATTTTCAAACCTAAAACCAAACCATCTAACCGATTAAGGGTGACCTTAACCTGACGAACCCTGAACCCCCCAAGTCAATAAAGTTATGGTTCTAACGATTTTTGTAGTTTAAAACAAATAACACTCGCCCCCTAACATTGAAatttaaacaaacaaaaaatacaaaaaagaataaaaataaaaaataaatattcacGATTTTTGGCCAGAGTGCCTAGATGGGTCTGAATTTCGTATGTGACATGTAAGTTGGGTTGGGCCTTTCCTAGGCTCCGTGGTGTGACCATGGGCTTTTTGGCCTGTGGGTGGACAGAACCAATTCCCCatagtttttttattttgttatggccATTAACAAAAGTGAATGacaataattatcaaatgttagattatacttgcaTAGACATTTCACTCAATGTCAGTTACATGTTTTTTGTTTCTCACGTCACAAGTGAAAAAAGATTGAAGGTACTCATATATGACGAGGAAAATCatccaactaataaaacaaaaaattatgtctacaaagaggtccttcaacGGTTATAGATATTCAGGtatttcattgtttttttttccaGATATTTCAGTGTTACCAATAATGATAAGTCTGTTTCTGTTACTTTATCTTTTTTATGGTGCCAACTTTTTTAAACCTTTATATGTACATTTTTATATGTTTCCCTACGTTTTACGCGGGTTATAATCTAGTTTCTTTTCTAAAACCAAATTAAGACCAAGTCTAGGTCACAAAACAAGGACCAAGCCATGTTGCCATATTACAAGATCGAAAAATAAACATCattacaaaaattatttttttattacaaaaaggGGACCTATTGATACCCCCAAACCTAAACAACTAGACCAATACTAACCAGTACATGAGACTAGTATCAAAGTCTTAACATGCTCAGCTCCTACATATCAAAAAacccccaccccaccccaccccaccaAGACCTCTATGATATGAACAACAACCATTGATATCCAAAAAGACCGGTTAGGTTAGCCACAGTTATGGAAGCTACATCTAGTCAGGTGTTGTGTGTCTGATGCACAGAGGTCTCATCATGGGACATGGTAAAAACACTCTCATGTTgctcaactacaacttcaagatTCTGCTTTTGATTTTTAGGAGACACCTTGCTTTCAGGGGAATCCAAACCAAAAGCAAGTTCGGTAGTTGGTTGACTTGGGATTCTTTCAACTCCCAACTCTACCAGCTCAACTTCTTCAAATGAACGTAAAACTGGATGTAAATATGCCTCAGACAAGAAAGATTTCATCCCCATTTCACCTTCATAAACTTCATCTTGCGCATCCTTCTCCACAGCTTCCTGAGAAACCAAATTTATGCATATCAAGTAATCAAGTTTGCCACACAAATGATGTTTTTAAGTGCATTTATTGTGAAAATAATAAGATGGATGAGTAGTTATACCTCAAGAGGGTATTTTTGGAAAGCAGGCTCGAACCGGCTCTTGCAGTAATTGTGGAAAGTCACAGTCAAAATCGGTAAAACAGCAAGCAAGGGAGTTGAACTTGCAGCCTTTTTTGTGCTAAGTAATCCCAACAAAAGAAACTGAGATATCAACAAGTTGGCTATTATCCGAGTATGAACATGTGGCCAAAATGCAGCAGCACTCTCGTAACGTTGATTGTACACGTTAATTACCTGTGTGTtaattaatatatacaaaaagcaAAATTACACATATACCCTTCAACAGCCTACGTGAAATTAACATGGAAAGAATGAGCAAAGATTTAAGATTTACCTGGTGACGATAGACAAAGTATGCAAACGCAAAGAAGATGAGTATAAAGGGAAGAAGGATTGGAGTAACTACAGCATACACAGCCCCCATAAGGAAGTATAGTTGAAGAGAAGGAATGGTTTCGGGGAAATCTATGCTCTTGGGATTCATTGCCTTTTCTCTATCTCTTTTAGTTTTCACAAGTAACATGTTCTTTAGATGAAACATGATCAAAGGCTTCAACCGAAGAATCTCTCCCGCCATGCCTGCCCACCCATCAACCATTATATATGTAATAAAGAAAGTAGCTTTCATTGGAATCGACACACCAATAGTCCTTGGAATCCTGTAAATCATAAATAATACCAATATGCTTACATTGATTTGTATATGATAAAGAAACTAGAATTTTGTTATTAAGGGGAAAAAACAAAACATTACTCTGTTGGTGATTGGTGAAGGAAAGAATGAAGCTGTTCAAATGCTGTTCCAGTTACGATACTTCCTAAGAAAACGTTCACCAGCATGAAGAAATAGTATTTTCCAGCCGTTCTCCTTTCCAATACAGAAAACGCAACGTGCCCTTCGATTTTTGACATGGTCATAAGAATTCCGGGAAGAAGCCATAGAAAAACCTTCAGAGCAAGACCAGGAAGAAAACCCTGAAGGAAAGACTTGATAAAACTCCTGCGAAGATTCCAAAATCAAATTCCGCCATGTCCATAAAtactaaagaagaagaagaagaagaatttatTTACTTACCATTCAATCACGGGCTTGAGAAAAGGAACGACCCTTTCAAGCCCATCAAGATTGGCGAGTGATTGAACGAATGCGATGGGTATTATGTAGAAGAACACCAAGGCGAAGACAGCTAATGATATAACCAGTCTACGGATGCTCAGAGAAACAAAAGGTATAGCCAGATTTTTCCAGTAAACATCTCGAGGTTCAGGGGCCCAATCTGTTAACCATAAAATCGGGTTTTTGCTTTGTTGTGTCTGAGCGCACACAGCCGCACCCCATCGCGAGTTGAACGATACAAATGCAGCCGGCATAATGCATTTCGGGTCCTTGAAAATTCTCTCACGCTCCATCGTTAACTACTATTTCAATTTTCAAGAAGccaatatatttaataaaatagtaattgaaaaactaaaaactccTTACATTCTTTAAACGGATTAGTAGTTAGTAGTTAGTAGTTTACTCACCTTTTCGTCAAGCTCTTTAACCTGTTGTTGATAGTATTCTATGGAGTCCACCTTTTTACCCCAAAGTCCAAGGAACCCCGTCTGAGAGTTCAAATATCGATCAGCACTCAAAAAAAAGTTGAATATTTTACAGCATATCAACATATATATGGTATATACATTCTCAATAAAAGAAATATACAAGTTTTGGTGCATAAGATAAGATTAAGAACAGAGAGCTACCTTTTTTGTTGGACGTTTGTGGGGACTTCTTTCAAACTTAAGCTCATTGTAGTCTAAATAGTTTTGCAGTTTTTGTCTTTTCTTCACCGCTCTAGCAAACTTGTTTGCATTGTAGACGGCCTGAATCAAAATCACCAGTACTATGGTTACATGCATAATAGTTATAAAGCATGGAATTAATATATGTATGCACATACATTATCtacatatatatgtatgtatgtatgcatgtatattaTGTGGCATGGAGATACTTCCTTCCCTAACCCTTGTGATGATAAAGACTAAAGACCCTATCACCTCTATGATTATTATGAATAGGAAAAATCAAATTGGGTAACTCACA of the Lactuca sativa cultivar Salinas chromosome 6, Lsat_Salinas_v11, whole genome shotgun sequence genome contains:
- the LOC111882954 gene encoding plastidal glycolate/glycerate translocator 1, chloroplastic, with the translated sequence MAATPSVSWNYLPKNYYQRSKIFSAGPCPISSKPPHKENPRNTSLKAFRNAQISSPITAHGSQYKFLQPGTQRTRSNRIVSLKSAGSDSSITSNLLQTALGVVHLVVSLGIILATDKYLKQAFVAAAIKFPSALFGMFCIFTVLVILDVTIPAAAKGLENFFEPALLFIQRWLPLFYVPSLVVLPLAIQDIPAASGVKICFILVGGWLASLAVAGYTAIAVRKMVKTEMVPAEPMAKPSAFSTLEVAAWSVISVASFAAALKYPELLGTNARTCLPFLLGSTVLGYMVGTGLPSGLKKVFHPIICCALAADLAAFAFGYFSKSGLYPILGYYLTKVSSNPGAGDILMGFLGSVILSFAFSMFKQRKLVKRHAAEIFTSISIATLFSLYSTALLGRLVGLEPTLTISILPRCITVALALSIVSLFEGANSSLTAAAVVVTGLIGANFVQAVLDKLKFDDPIARGIATASSAHGLGTAALSAKEPEALPFCAIAYGLTGIFGSLVCSVPAVRQSLLAIVNC
- the LOC111883009 gene encoding CSC1-like protein At1g32090; the encoded protein is MASLGDIGVSALINIVTAFAFLLAFALLRIQPINDRVYFPKWYIIGARSSPRHTGNFVGKFVNLNFNTYLTFLNWMPQAMRMKEPEIIEHAGLDSAAFLRIYVLGLKIFGPAAIVAFLVLIPVNVSGGLLFFLSHDLVISDIDKLSISNVPPKSSKFFAHILMMYLFTFWACYMLYKEYDVVASMRLNFLASKSRRAEQFTVLVKNVPDVHENSVSDTVDYFFKKNHSTHYLCHQAVYNANKFARAVKKRQKLQNYLDYNELKFERSPHKRPTKKTGFLGLWGKKVDSIEYYQQQVKELDEKLTMERERIFKDPKCIMPAAFVSFNSRWGAAVCAQTQQSKNPILWLTDWAPEPRDVYWKNLAIPFVSLSIRRLVISLAVFALVFFYIIPIAFVQSLANLDGLERVVPFLKPVIEWSFIKSFLQGFLPGLALKVFLWLLPGILMTMSKIEGHVAFSVLERRTAGKYYFFMLVNVFLGSIVTGTAFEQLHSFLHQSPTEIPRTIGVSIPMKATFFITYIMVDGWAGMAGEILRLKPLIMFHLKNMLLVKTKRDREKAMNPKSIDFPETIPSLQLYFLMGAVYAVVTPILLPFILIFFAFAYFVYRHQVINVYNQRYESAAAFWPHVHTRIIANLLISQFLLLGLLSTKKAASSTPLLAVLPILTVTFHNYCKSRFEPAFQKYPLEEAVEKDAQDEVYEGEMGMKSFLSEAYLHPVLRSFEEVELVELGVERIPSQPTTELAFGLDSPESKVSPKNQKQNLEVVVEQHESVFTMSHDETSVHQTHNT